One part of the Falco peregrinus isolate bFalPer1 chromosome 14, bFalPer1.pri, whole genome shotgun sequence genome encodes these proteins:
- the LOC114011116 gene encoding hydrocephalus-inducing protein homolog, with the protein MADLVFEYQPLKTGESTGRLVLQSSDLGSFYYGLHLKATMSRPEKPLYFCTTLGSRQTITTKIMSYAQQKTEYLLQTHCADFQMAKTISVAPASPGGSEVSVEVTYEPCQLGEARATLQLWSPLGREYSIPLFSLCIIVTEFILLLSWLDYRDFACVVFPDFSNTFCGV; encoded by the exons ATG GCTGATCTTGTCTTTGAGTACCAGCCCCTGAAAACGGGTGAGAGCACGGGGCGCCTGGTGCTCCAGAGCAGCGACTTGGGCTCTTTCTACTACGGCCTGCACCTGAAAGCCACCATGAGCAGGCCAGAGAAGCCCCTCTACTTCTGCACCACACTGGGCTCTAGGCAGACCATCACCACTAAAATAATGAGTTATGCCCAGCAGAAGACCGAGTACCTTCTCCAG ACCCACTGCGCCGACTTCCAGATGGCAAAAACCATCAGCGTGGCCCCCGCCAGCCCGGGGGGCTCGGAGGTGAGCGTGGAGGTGACCTACGAGCCCTGCCAGCTGGGCGAAGCCAGGGCTACGCTGCAGCTCTGGTCCCCACTCGGCAGGGAGTACAGCATCCCCCTCTTCAGCCTTTGCATTATCGtgactgaatttattttgctaCTATCATGGCTAGACTATAGGGATTTCGCATGCGTggtctttccagatttttccaaTACATTCTGTGGGGTTTAA